One Tessaracoccus lacteus DNA window includes the following coding sequences:
- a CDS encoding DEAD/DEAH box helicase has translation MSSSALEHLSPAFPQRAAWGTASSLRAWQQEALDIYERDDPRDFLCVATPGAGKTTFALRIALNLLRSRKVRRIVVVAPTEHLKVQWADAAARVGIQLDPGTGGSSRRGRSKEYDGSVVTYAGVAARSYVYEALCHSKELLVIFDEIHHAGDSKSWGEAISYAFTHATRRLSLTGTPFRSDDNPIPFVAYDELAPGVKQSRADYTYGYSEALSDSVVRPVLFMNYGGPMRWRTKSGDELAAELGVPMPKDLTAAAWRTALSPTGEWVNAVLRAADTRLTEVRRHVPDAGGLVIATNQTTARAYARLLADLTGVKPCVVLSDDARASSRIDAFSGSDDRWMVAVRMVSEGVDVPRLAVGVYATATSTPLFFAQAVGRFVRSRRKGEVATVFLPTVPVLLAHASTIERQRDHVLGRPKNDEDGLWAESEALMEAANSSESASDDLLGEFEALESHATFDHVLFDAQAFGMHAEPTSQDEADYLGLPGLLDAGQVRTLLADRQRRQVKRHEHADRKVEPEVALHRAIATKRKELNSLVSQYANLKGVPHSHVHADLRRECGGPKLAQASSAEVDERITAIRGWLRG, from the coding sequence GTGTCGTCGTCGGCCCTCGAGCATCTCTCCCCAGCCTTCCCCCAGCGAGCCGCCTGGGGTACGGCGTCGTCGCTGCGCGCCTGGCAGCAGGAGGCCCTCGATATCTACGAGCGCGACGACCCCCGCGACTTCCTGTGCGTCGCGACCCCGGGCGCAGGCAAGACGACGTTCGCGCTGCGCATCGCGCTGAACCTGCTGCGCAGCCGCAAGGTCCGGCGCATCGTCGTCGTCGCCCCGACGGAGCACCTGAAGGTGCAGTGGGCCGACGCCGCCGCCCGCGTCGGCATCCAGCTGGACCCCGGCACCGGCGGCTCCTCGCGCCGCGGACGCTCGAAGGAGTACGACGGCTCGGTCGTCACATACGCGGGCGTCGCGGCCCGCAGCTACGTCTACGAGGCGCTGTGCCACTCCAAGGAACTCCTGGTCATCTTCGACGAGATCCACCACGCGGGTGACTCGAAGAGCTGGGGCGAGGCGATCAGCTACGCCTTCACGCACGCGACCCGGCGCCTGTCGCTGACCGGCACCCCGTTCCGCTCCGACGACAATCCCATCCCGTTCGTCGCGTACGACGAGCTGGCACCGGGGGTCAAGCAATCGCGCGCCGACTACACCTACGGCTACTCCGAGGCGCTGTCCGACAGCGTCGTACGCCCCGTGCTGTTCATGAACTACGGCGGCCCGATGCGCTGGCGCACCAAGTCCGGCGACGAACTGGCCGCCGAACTCGGCGTGCCGATGCCCAAGGACCTCACGGCCGCAGCCTGGCGCACCGCGCTGTCGCCGACGGGCGAGTGGGTCAACGCGGTGCTGCGGGCCGCGGACACGCGCCTGACGGAGGTCCGCCGCCACGTCCCCGATGCCGGCGGGCTCGTCATCGCGACCAACCAGACGACGGCGCGGGCCTATGCCCGGCTGCTGGCCGACCTCACGGGCGTCAAGCCGTGCGTGGTGCTCTCCGACGACGCGAGGGCCAGCTCCCGCATCGACGCGTTCTCCGGGTCCGACGACCGCTGGATGGTCGCCGTCCGCATGGTCTCCGAGGGCGTCGACGTGCCCCGGCTCGCCGTCGGCGTCTACGCGACCGCCACGTCGACCCCGCTGTTCTTCGCGCAGGCCGTCGGCCGCTTCGTGCGCTCGCGCCGCAAGGGCGAGGTCGCCACCGTCTTCCTCCCGACCGTGCCTGTGCTGCTGGCGCACGCCTCGACCATCGAGAGGCAGCGCGACCACGTACTGGGGCGGCCGAAGAACGACGAGGACGGGCTGTGGGCCGAGTCCGAGGCACTGATGGAGGCGGCCAACTCCTCCGAGTCCGCCTCCGACGACCTGCTCGGCGAGTTCGAGGCCCTCGAGTCGCATGCGACGTTCGACCACGTGCTGTTCGACGCGCAGGCCTTCGGGATGCACGCCGAGCCGACCAGCCAGGACGAGGCCGACTACCTCGGCCTTCCCGGGCTGCTGGACGCCGGCCAGGTCCGCACGCTGCTGGCCGACCGGCAGCGCCGGCAGGTGAAGCGCCACGAGCACGCCGACCGGAAGGTCGAGCCGGAGGTCGCGCTGCACCGGGCGATCGCGACGAAGCGCAAGGAGCTCAACTCTCTGGTCAGCCAGTACGCCAACCTGAAGGGCGTCCCGCACAGCCACGTGCACGCGGACCTCAGACGCGAGTGCGGCGGCCCGAAGCTTGCGCAGGCGTCGTCGGCGGAGGTCGACGAGCGGATCACGGCGATCCGAGGCTGGCTGCGGGGCTGA
- a CDS encoding EutP/PduV family microcompartment system protein, with product MPRLALLMRKIMLVGRVGSGKTTLTQVLRGEQISYHKTQYINHHDVVIDTPGEYAETKELARGLALYSYEADVIGLLLSATEPFSLYPPNLTGSVNREVIGIVTRIDDPEGDADQAERWLELTGVGHIFRVSAVTGEGVDALLAHLA from the coding sequence GTGCCCCGTCTCGCGCTCCTGATGCGCAAGATCATGCTGGTCGGCCGCGTCGGGAGCGGCAAGACCACGCTGACGCAGGTGCTGAGGGGCGAACAGATCAGTTACCACAAGACGCAGTACATCAACCACCACGACGTGGTGATCGACACGCCCGGCGAGTACGCGGAGACCAAGGAACTGGCCCGCGGGCTGGCGCTCTACAGCTACGAGGCCGACGTCATCGGCCTCCTGCTCAGCGCGACGGAGCCCTTCTCGCTGTACCCGCCGAACCTGACCGGGTCGGTGAACCGGGAGGTCATCGGCATCGTGACACGCATCGACGACCCCGAGGGGGACGCGGACCAGGCCGAGCGGTGGCTCGAGCTGACCGGCGTCGGGCACATCTTCCGGGTCTCCGCCGTCACCGGCGAGGGCGTCGACGCGCTGCTCGCGCACCTCGCCTGA
- a CDS encoding BMC domain-containing protein: MADENLTRIIQETVPGRQITLAHIIARPRPIIYKKLGLNPGIDYSQSAIGVLTMTPAEMAIIGSDLATKASDIELGFLDRFSGTLIFTGTLSNVEQAIREILNYAEHTLRFTVCPVSRS; encoded by the coding sequence ATGGCCGACGAGAACCTCACCCGCATCATCCAGGAGACGGTCCCGGGCCGTCAGATCACGCTGGCGCACATCATCGCGCGCCCGCGGCCGATCATCTACAAGAAACTGGGACTGAACCCGGGGATCGACTACTCGCAGTCCGCGATCGGCGTCCTGACGATGACGCCGGCCGAGATGGCGATCATCGGCTCGGACCTAGCGACGAAGGCCTCCGACATCGAACTCGGGTTCCTCGACCGCTTCTCGGGCACCCTGATCTTCACCGGGACGCTGTCGAACGTGGAGCAGGCGATCAGGGAGATCCTCAACTACGCCGAGCACACGCTGCGCTTCACGGTGTGCCCCGTCTCGCGCTCCTGA
- a CDS encoding NUDIX hydrolase produces the protein MTEDGPLPGEGWRIGDDGLPFRRAARVLLFDGEGRLLLVQAHDAQQPERIWWFTVGGGIDPGETAREAVVREVLEETGLSIDVDALVGPVAARSSVFDFFARAVRQDEEFFVARLGCPVTDEQLATEGWTEVERHFVDSLHWFPPEELAAIDVEVFPVELPELLAWLAPGWDGTVMLLGDLAGQART, from the coding sequence GTGACTGAGGACGGACCGCTGCCGGGGGAGGGCTGGAGGATCGGCGACGACGGGCTCCCGTTCCGCCGCGCGGCCCGCGTGCTGCTCTTCGACGGTGAGGGGCGCCTCCTCCTGGTGCAGGCGCACGACGCCCAGCAGCCTGAGCGGATCTGGTGGTTCACGGTAGGCGGGGGCATCGACCCCGGCGAGACCGCCCGCGAGGCTGTCGTGCGTGAGGTCCTGGAGGAGACGGGTCTGAGCATCGACGTCGATGCCCTGGTCGGGCCCGTCGCCGCGCGCAGCTCGGTCTTCGACTTCTTCGCCCGGGCGGTGCGCCAGGACGAGGAGTTCTTCGTGGCGCGGCTCGGGTGCCCCGTCACCGACGAGCAGCTCGCTACCGAGGGCTGGACCGAGGTGGAGCGCCACTTCGTCGACTCCCTGCACTGGTTCCCGCCGGAGGAGCTGGCGGCGATCGACGTCGAGGTGTTCCCCGTGGAGCTGCCGGAGCTGCTCGCGTGGCTCGCGCCCGGCTGGGACGGCACGGTCATGCTGCTGGGCGACCTGGCGGGTCAGGCGCGCACCTGA
- a CDS encoding 3'-5' exonuclease, whose amino-acid sequence MAWFRRGNAVLAPRVPDGPLRRFLHSTPPGRDTPLEELRLLAIDLETTGLSPASDHILSVGMVDVDGLRIPLGTATNLLVNPGIGVGQSAVIHGLTDDELLAQGVTLPEALDAVFERLAGRVLLAHHAGVEVGFLTAAVRRLHGITITLPAVDTMVLGHRAIGIGEDHPADALRLWRLRRRSGLPTYKGHDAVVDALACAELYLALAQELGLRRFAQVRA is encoded by the coding sequence ATGGCCTGGTTCCGACGTGGCAATGCTGTCCTGGCCCCCCGCGTTCCTGACGGGCCGCTGCGGCGGTTCCTGCACTCGACCCCGCCCGGGCGTGACACCCCGCTGGAGGAGTTGCGTCTGCTGGCGATCGACCTCGAGACCACCGGGCTGTCGCCGGCCAGCGACCACATCCTGTCGGTCGGCATGGTGGACGTCGACGGGCTGCGTATCCCGCTGGGCACGGCCACGAACCTCCTGGTGAACCCCGGCATCGGTGTGGGGCAGTCCGCGGTCATCCACGGCCTGACCGACGACGAGCTCCTCGCGCAGGGGGTCACGCTCCCCGAGGCGCTCGACGCCGTGTTCGAGCGGCTCGCGGGGCGAGTGCTGCTCGCCCACCACGCGGGCGTCGAGGTGGGGTTCCTGACCGCGGCGGTCCGGCGGCTGCACGGCATCACTATCACGCTGCCGGCTGTCGACACCATGGTTCTCGGGCACCGGGCGATCGGCATCGGCGAGGACCATCCGGCCGACGCGCTGCGGCTGTGGCGGCTGCGGCGCCGCAGCGGGCTGCCGACCTACAAGGGGCACGACGCGGTCGTGGACGCTCTGGCGTGCGCGGAGCTGTACCTCGCCCTGGCCCAGGAGCTGGGGCTGCGCCGGTTCGCTCAGGTGCGCGCCTGA
- a CDS encoding DUF294 nucleotidyltransferase-like domain-containing protein: MSELAEVTAFLGAREPWSALPRGQLAALARRAEAVYFPRGSTVLSAGDHPSNMFVIRSGAVEVRDVSDQLVTIEEEGGCFGQSSIVERRPSRFSFTAVEDTLLWRFDASVVDELVALPKVSRYFTDSRLGDATQQGAPEGGPVLQVRVEDMLTRGAVSIRSDATVRDAARLMDERRISSIVVTRDDRLVGILTDRDLRRVVARQIPGETPLREVMTLSPVTVSPDALALDVLLTLVGNRIHHLPVVRGDQLLGMVTSGDLMRLERSSPLYLVGDLARQGDVEGLAAVMRRVPGLVTRLLRQDATAEDIGRIVSRTTDALWQRLGALAEERFGPPPVAYCWVALGSLARQEQALGSDQDHAFILSDEALPEHDDYFGSVAAFLTDALVECGFPRCRGEVMATNPRWRQPVAGWWRTFSAWLASPTADAVLGSSIFFDMRPVFGEADLAAGLQRRILAAAPGASRFLGHLASHANDIEVPLGFLRGLVVERQGSHRDQLDIKKGGLTPIVDVARLYALRWGLPQVGTRPRLAAAALHGIHVDNLLDAHEYLGYTRLQHQGRQVGRNEEPDNHLAPSELTEFERRSLRDAFWYVSQAQKALTVTFQTQFIG; this comes from the coding sequence TCTCAGCCGGCGATCACCCGTCGAACATGTTCGTGATCCGTTCCGGTGCGGTCGAGGTGCGCGACGTGAGCGACCAGCTCGTCACGATCGAGGAGGAGGGGGGTTGCTTCGGGCAGTCGTCCATCGTCGAGCGGCGCCCGTCGCGGTTCAGCTTCACGGCCGTCGAGGACACGCTGCTGTGGCGCTTCGATGCAAGCGTCGTCGATGAGCTCGTCGCGCTGCCGAAGGTCAGCCGCTACTTCACCGACTCGAGACTCGGCGATGCGACACAGCAGGGTGCACCGGAGGGCGGCCCGGTGCTGCAGGTACGGGTCGAGGACATGCTCACCCGCGGCGCGGTGTCGATCCGCTCCGATGCCACCGTGCGCGACGCCGCCCGGCTGATGGACGAGCGGCGCATCTCCTCGATCGTCGTGACCCGCGACGATCGCCTGGTCGGCATCCTCACCGACCGCGACCTCCGCCGTGTCGTCGCCAGGCAGATTCCCGGGGAGACCCCGTTACGGGAGGTGATGACGCTCTCCCCCGTCACGGTCAGCCCGGACGCGCTCGCCCTCGACGTGCTCCTCACGCTCGTCGGGAACCGCATCCACCACCTGCCCGTGGTGCGCGGCGATCAGCTCCTCGGCATGGTCACCTCCGGCGACCTGATGCGGTTGGAGCGCTCCAGCCCCCTGTACCTGGTGGGTGACCTCGCCCGCCAGGGCGACGTCGAGGGGCTGGCGGCTGTGATGCGCCGCGTGCCCGGCCTGGTCACGCGCCTGCTGCGCCAGGACGCGACAGCCGAGGACATCGGCCGCATCGTGAGCCGGACGACCGACGCCCTGTGGCAGCGACTCGGCGCGTTGGCCGAGGAGCGCTTCGGCCCACCCCCCGTCGCGTACTGCTGGGTCGCGCTTGGCTCCCTGGCCCGTCAGGAGCAGGCCCTCGGCTCCGACCAGGACCACGCGTTCATCCTCAGCGACGAGGCCCTCCCCGAGCACGACGACTACTTCGGGTCCGTGGCCGCGTTCCTGACCGATGCCCTGGTCGAGTGCGGCTTCCCCCGTTGCCGGGGAGAGGTGATGGCCACGAACCCACGCTGGCGGCAGCCGGTCGCAGGGTGGTGGCGCACCTTCTCGGCCTGGCTGGCCTCCCCAACCGCCGACGCGGTCCTCGGGTCGTCGATCTTCTTCGACATGCGCCCCGTCTTCGGCGAGGCGGACCTGGCGGCCGGTCTACAACGCCGGATCCTCGCCGCCGCCCCGGGCGCGTCGCGCTTCCTCGGGCACCTCGCCTCGCACGCGAACGACATCGAGGTGCCACTCGGGTTCCTGCGCGGCCTGGTCGTCGAGCGGCAGGGTAGCCATCGGGACCAGCTCGACATCAAGAAGGGAGGGCTGACACCGATCGTCGACGTCGCGCGGCTGTATGCCCTTCGCTGGGGCCTGCCGCAGGTCGGCACCCGCCCTCGACTCGCGGCTGCCGCGCTGCACGGCATCCACGTCGACAACCTGCTCGACGCGCACGAATACCTCGGCTACACCCGCCTGCAGCACCAGGGGCGGCAGGTGGGCCGCAACGAGGAGCCCGACAATCACCTCGCGCCGTCGGAGCTCACCGAGTTCGAGCGCCGCTCGCTGCGCGACGCCTTCTGGTACGTCTCGCAGGCGCAGAAGGCCCTGACCGTGACGTTCCAGACCCAGTTCATCGGCTGA